The region TGGCAGAAGGCAACGTTGCTTTAACCCGAGGCAACCAAGTCTTGCGGGGGCAACGGTTTGATTATAATTTTGTGCAGGGCACAGGAACTGTTCAAAATGCGCGGGGGGACATTTTCCTGCCCACAGCCGGAACGGATACAGCCTTTGCACAAGAAGAAGGGGCAATTGATCAGACAATTCTGGCACGTCCATTGAGCGATCGCATCACGTCTCAACAACCCATCGAAAACGTCACCTCTCCAGGTGGGATCAATATCTCTGTTGGGGCAGGACGAGATATTTCGCGGGTTCCTGGGGCGTTACCACGGGGTGGGCGACTCAGACGCCTGCGGTTTGAAGCAGAGCAGTTTGACTTTACTCCAGAAGGTTGGGAAGCCAAAAACATTCAAATCACAAACGATCCATTTTCGCCGCCCGAACTGGTGCTAAAAGCGGAGAAAGCAACCCTAACTCGGCTTTCACCCCTGCGTGATGAGCTAGTCGCAACCCGTCCGCGTTTAGTATTTGATCAAAAAGTATCAGTTCCCATCTTGCAGCGACGGTTGGTGTTTGACCGCTCAGAGCAAGAACCTGCCATCTTTCGCTTTGGGATTGATGGACAGGATCGGGGGGGGTTGTTTGTAGAAGGGATTTTCAATGTCCTCCGCACCAAGCGACTGAGCTTTTCCATCTATCCGCAGATTTTCCTACAACGAATGATTCTGGATAGTGAAAGTGAGGGCTTAGGCGACCCAGACAACTATGGGGTGCGAGCCACACTGGATGCTAGCCTGACTGACCGTACCTTTTTACGAGGACGGGCATCACTCTTGTCATTTGATACAGACAAGGTTTCTGAGAAATTGCGGGCGAGTGTGCGGCTGCAACACTTGTTATTGCCTACCCCCTACGGACCTCATCGGCTGGCGGTTGAGTATAGTTTCCGCGATCGCCTGTTCAACGGGTCACTCGGCTTCCAAACGGTGCAAACCAGTATCGGCGCACTTTTGCTCTCACCCAATATTGTGCTGGGCAACACGGGCTTGATTCTGAACTACCAGCTTGGCTACCAGGGAATCACAGCTGACACAGATCGTCTGGATTTGCTAGATCCCTTTCCCGAAAACAGTCGGGTCACGCTGGGGCGATTCCAAACAACTGCCTCACTGACTCGTGGATTTGCACTCTGGCAAGGGAAACCTCTTCCTGCCACACGCAACGAAGGGTTGAACTATACTCCCACTCCTGTCATTCCCTATCTCAGTGTGGTTGCCAGCCTGAGAGGAGTTTTTAGCAGCTACACCAGCGGCGACACCCAACAAGACTTGATTGGTACAGTTGGGCTGTATGGGCAGTTTGGACATTTTTCCAGACGCTTTTTTGATTACACCTCGTTTGGCGTGTCTTATACCCAGTTGGTGGGCAGTGGTCAGTCACCCTTTTTATTTGACCGTTCAGTGGATAATCGAGTTTTGACTTTATCCTTCTTTCAGCAAGTTTATGGTCCAGTGCGGTTTGGCGTGCAAACATCAATCAACGTTGACACTAGAGAAGCCTTCAGCACCGACTATTTTCTGGAATATAGCCGCCGTACTCACGGAATCATCTTCCGCTACAATCCCATATTAGAAATTGGCTCCATCAGCCTCCGGATTAGTGATTTTAACTGGACTGGAACTGCAGAACCATTTGAGGGGGCAGGGGTCAGATCTGTAGAAGGCGGTGTAACACGCTAGGGTTGATGGATATCCCAATTTTTGGTTTGCGAGGGCGATGGTGGCTTCGGTTGAGCGGATTGAACAAGAGATAGCAGAACTCCATAAAGCCGTTACCGTATTGGCTGAGGAGTTTTATCAGGCGTATTCTGAATATCTCACTGCTTTAGGACAAGCGCTACGTCAGCAAGTTGTGATGTCCAGCTATCATATTTGCACTCAGGGATACCCGATGCAGTTTTTGGCGTTATCGTTGGGGCAGCGTCAAACCTTACAGCAAAATTTTCGGGCTTTGGCAAAACAAGCTCAAGCAAACTTGATAGCACTGTTGTGCAAACCTGGTAGTCAAAAAACTCAAGTAACAGAATCTGAGACAGGCGTTTCGGCTGATTATCCTGAAACTGAACCTACCCAAGCGGAAAGCCCGGTGTCCCAATCGCTCACCCCAACGGCTCTGGCAGAATGGCAAAATGCTCTTGAAACTGCGATCGCACAGGAATTTAGCTCAGTTTCAGCCAAAGCCAATCGACTCTTGCAACAGGCTGGCGTGCTTCCCAAGAAACTACCAGAGTTTCTGCAAGCCTCCACAAACTCGCAGATTGCAGAAATAACCCATTCCTCAGATATGTTGAGTTTGCTCCTAGAGGCTCAGGCAAATAGCGCTAGTGCTGATGAGGAAGAGGGGGAAGGAGAAAGTGAGGAAAAACCTCGCCTGGTGGTACAAATTGTGGCATTTCATTTGCAATTGTCGGATGTGGAGTTTGGTGATGCAACAGCTACTCTATTACGCAATCGGCTCCGTAACCTGTCAGCCCGGTTAAAGAAAATCGGACAATTGTTTCAGAAAAAAGAGCGCGAGTTGGCGATCGCCCAAGCGCAAGATGCCTGGCGAGCTGCCTGGTTTGAAGATTAGGCTTGAAGATTAGAAGGGGTGTTGGGGATGGGGTGTAGGGTGTAGGGTAGAAGCCAATGGTTCCCAATCCTGATATTGCAGTTGTCTGGTCCCCATGCATTCTGATGCTGATTCAACCGCTAATTTCCCTGGCAGCCCCGATTGGGTGCGCCTGCAAAATGCCTTGTCAATTGAGGCACAGCGGGGGTTTAACGATTTGCAGGGAAAACAATATCGGTTTAGCGAATTTTTGAGCCTGATGCTGGCTGAACCGCCCTCGCGTTTTATGCCAGAGGAGCAGAACCGCTGGCGATCGCTGAGCCAGCAATACACCCGCTATTCCGACATGACCTTTGCCCAGCGACAACATCTAGTTGCTGAAACTCGCCGTCATCTGTATCAAGCACGCCAAGTGTGGGAGCAGAAGGACAGAGGAGGTGAGGGAGATACGGAGACTGGGAGAGGTAGGGTCAAAGCACCCAAAACAGCGCCTTTGGTAGATAGCAGGCGTGTAGTCAGCCTGGATCAACCGCTGACCTACTTGCCAGGAGTGGGACCGAAGAATGCAGAAAAGTTAGCAAAGTTAAGGCTGCAAACTGTGCGGGATTTGCTTTATTACTATCCCCGTGACCACATCGACTATGCCCGTCAGGTGAACATTCGGCAGATGCAGGAGGGGGAAGCGGTGACATTAGTTGCATTTGTGAAACGCTGCAATTGCTTTACCAGCCCTAAAAACAGCAAGCTAACAATTCTGGAATTAGTCGTGCGGGATAACACGGGGCAGATTCGGTTAAGCCGCTTCTATGCTGGCAGCCGATTTAATAATCGCGGTTGGCAGGAGCAACAAAAACGGTTATATCCGCCAGGAGCGGCGATCGCAGCCTCCGGCTTGGTGAAACGCAGTAAATACGGCATGACGTTGGAAGATCCAGAAATTGAAGTGCTGTCCCATTCGGGTGATGAAATTGATTCGCTTAAGGTGGGGCGTTTAGTCCCAATTTATCGATTAACTGAAGGAGTGGAGGCAGACTTGGTGCGCCGGACGGTGGTGGCGGCGTTACCAGCAGTGCA is a window of Leptolyngbyaceae cyanobacterium JSC-12 DNA encoding:
- a CDS encoding organic solvent tolerance protein OstA (IMG reference gene:2510094955~PFAM: Protein of unknown function (DUF3769); OstA-like protein); translation: MPYPALPPDLPPIVSVAPTETIHCSGLPHSQPIESPHKKDKIAGKSATHPESPDPQNSRSSGSTSSSIAEPDTLSKDQSLPSCAALLGDRAEVGKPRLEAPLFRPSAIFSPGNLAAFMQEPAIIRSAANRPISKPETLERFPQQSAPQKPQPQRRQAQKSPKQKTSVPRNQSPKSPDQKPQNQKNPSQKETAKSASIQRVPALAWSNQLASNSVKYSVSRASGSLSATPPDALVKSLNQALLYDALADSYQALNSLSAADLARLAATKSTYVGQIPPGSPNNPSTSTLFPPGGQFPTPSAPLPSPQPETSAPATGEQQPAPGVETPPVINPANVVEVTADRQEYDERRQIFTAEGKVMMRFRGGLLEADRLQVNLPNRIAVAEGNVALTRGNQVLRGQRFDYNFVQGTGTVQNARGDIFLPTAGTDTAFAQEEGAIDQTILARPLSDRITSQQPIENVTSPGGINISVGAGRDISRVPGALPRGGRLRRLRFEAEQFDFTPEGWEAKNIQITNDPFSPPELVLKAEKATLTRLSPLRDELVATRPRLVFDQKVSVPILQRRLVFDRSEQEPAIFRFGIDGQDRGGLFVEGIFNVLRTKRLSFSIYPQIFLQRMILDSESEGLGDPDNYGVRATLDASLTDRTFLRGRASLLSFDTDKVSEKLRASVRLQHLLLPTPYGPHRLAVEYSFRDRLFNGSLGFQTVQTSIGALLLSPNIVLGNTGLILNYQLGYQGITADTDRLDLLDPFPENSRVTLGRFQTTASLTRGFALWQGKPLPATRNEGLNYTPTPVIPYLSVVASLRGVFSSYTSGDTQQDLIGTVGLYGQFGHFSRRFFDYTSFGVSYTQLVGSGQSPFLFDRSVDNRVLTLSFFQQVYGPVRFGVQTSINVDTREAFSTDYFLEYSRRTHGIIFRYNPILEIGSISLRISDFNWTGTAEPFEGAGVRSVEGGVTR
- a CDS encoding hypothetical protein (IMG reference gene:2510094956) yields the protein MVASVERIEQEIAELHKAVTVLAEEFYQAYSEYLTALGQALRQQVVMSSYHICTQGYPMQFLALSLGQRQTLQQNFRALAKQAQANLIALLCKPGSQKTQVTESETGVSADYPETEPTQAESPVSQSLTPTALAEWQNALETAIAQEFSSVSAKANRLLQQAGVLPKKLPEFLQASTNSQIAEITHSSDMLSLLLEAQANSASADEEEGEGESEEKPRLVVQIVAFHLQLSDVEFGDATATLLRNRLRNLSARLKKIGQLFQKKERELAIAQAQDAWRAAWFED